Proteins co-encoded in one Verrucomicrobiia bacterium genomic window:
- a CDS encoding biopolymer transporter ExbD, with the protein MRRVSQRGHLVTLNEINITPLLDLAFVLLIIFIITTPLLEQGMDLSLPHEAGRPDTKVSPNDIVTVEVNAAGQYMINSRIAPLDDVEKALRERFAKNKNMVVYIRADENGPYKHVAAILQRCDRNGISRISLRTDPRPGKR; encoded by the coding sequence ATGCGGCGCGTATCACAGAGAGGGCATTTGGTGACGTTGAATGAGATCAACATCACGCCGCTATTGGATCTGGCGTTTGTGTTGCTGATCATCTTTATCATCACCACGCCGCTCTTGGAGCAGGGAATGGATCTGAGCCTGCCACATGAGGCGGGGCGGCCGGATACCAAGGTCAGCCCAAATGACATCGTGACGGTGGAAGTGAATGCGGCCGGCCAGTACATGATCAACAGCCGGATAGCGCCGCTGGACGATGTGGAAAAGGCATTGCGCGAGAGGTTTGCGAAGAACAAGAATATGGTAGTTTATATCCGGGCGGATGAAAACGGACCCTACAAGCACGTGGCGGCCATTTTGCAGCGATGCGACCGGAATGGCATCAGCCGCATCTCGCTGCGGACGGACCCCCGTCCTGGTAAACGCTGA
- a CDS encoding bifunctional oligoribonuclease/PAP phosphatase NrnA, with amino-acid sequence MKSVPKTVQRIIDTVRECQTFCIVGHIRPDGDCIGSQLGLTLALKGLGKDVVCWNQDKVPQKLSFLDPDKVVSTSVRGKKFDCVIATDCASYERLGTVTEHIKDRGILINIDHHGSNTRYGDINWISPKEPSSGELIFRLLKDAKWPVTPAIANCLFTAVSTDTGSFQYPSTRPSTYHTAAELVKFGAELGRICHEVYQSYPISRVRLLRHVYNSFRLTHDDQIGYFWLKPADFARTGATTADSEGLIDHIRDIEPVVVAIVFEELEPEVTRVSLRSKTEEVNVSHIVQEFGGGGHPAAAGARIKGKPLSVQRKLLASVRKALDAVKSK; translated from the coding sequence ATGAAATCCGTTCCGAAAACTGTCCAGCGCATCATCGATACGGTGCGCGAATGCCAGACTTTTTGTATCGTCGGCCACATCCGTCCAGATGGTGATTGCATAGGCTCGCAGCTTGGTTTGACGCTGGCACTGAAGGGGCTTGGTAAAGATGTTGTCTGCTGGAACCAGGACAAGGTGCCGCAAAAGCTTTCCTTCCTGGACCCGGACAAGGTGGTTTCCACTTCGGTGAGGGGGAAGAAGTTTGATTGTGTCATCGCGACGGATTGCGCGAGCTATGAGCGCCTCGGTACGGTGACGGAGCATATCAAAGACCGTGGTATCCTCATCAACATCGATCATCACGGCAGCAACACGCGCTATGGTGATATCAACTGGATCTCGCCGAAGGAGCCGTCCTCGGGTGAGTTGATTTTCCGTCTGTTGAAGGATGCGAAGTGGCCGGTGACACCGGCGATCGCCAACTGTCTCTTCACGGCAGTCAGTACGGATACAGGTTCGTTCCAGTATCCGTCCACACGGCCTTCCACGTATCACACGGCGGCGGAGCTGGTGAAGTTTGGTGCGGAACTTGGGCGCATTTGCCACGAGGTGTATCAATCGTATCCGATCTCCCGCGTGCGTTTGTTACGGCATGTCTATAATTCCTTCCGTCTCACGCATGATGACCAGATCGGTTACTTCTGGTTGAAGCCCGCTGACTTTGCGCGCACAGGTGCAACGACGGCGGATAGCGAAGGATTGATCGATCATATCCGCGATATTGAACCGGTGGTAGTGGCGATAGTATTTGAGGAATTGGAACCGGAAGTCACACGGGTGAGTCTGCGTTCCAAGACGGAAGAGGTGAACGTAAGCCATATTGTGCAAGAGTTCGGTGGAGGCGGCCATCCGGCAGCTGCAGGTGCGCGGATCAAGGGCAAGCCGCTCTCAGTGCAGCGCAAGCTGCTGGCTTCGGTGCGCAAAGCTTTGGATGCAGTAAAATCAAAATGA
- the rbfA gene encoding 30S ribosome-binding factor RbfA: MASVREARVRELLKRALGEIIRREFPTNDYGVISVNDVQVSGDLQNATVFLSIIGTKNQKRDGEAKLQSERKHIQGLLGKEVVLRYTPVLRLVVDDSIERGDRVLQIIEELEKKNDPAS; this comes from the coding sequence ATGGCATCAGTCAGGGAAGCACGGGTGCGCGAGCTGTTGAAGCGCGCGCTAGGTGAGATCATCCGCCGGGAATTTCCGACGAATGATTACGGGGTCATTTCGGTGAACGATGTGCAGGTGTCGGGCGATCTGCAGAACGCCACCGTCTTTCTCAGCATCATCGGCACGAAAAACCAGAAGCGGGATGGTGAGGCAAAACTTCAATCCGAGCGCAAACACATCCAAGGCCTGTTGGGCAAGGAAGTGGTGCTGCGCTACACGCCGGTCCTGCGCCTCGTAGTGGATGATTCCATCGAGCGTGGTGACCGCGTGCTCCAGATCATCGAGGAGCTGGAGAAGAAGAACGATCCGGCTTCATGA
- the infB gene encoding translation initiation factor IF-2: MPVRIYDIAKKLGLESKDVLAKAKELGINEARVASSSLDKITAEYLEEQMAGSAPPPSATPAPVQEAAPVVIISAPPEPPPQPEPVAEESAPEPVMEIPAEAPAEQAPAAEAPVAEPAEAPFVSEAPVLVAPAEPPPPPVPVKPAPPVEAGPKIGEKIGFINLPKKAAPPTPPPAQQQGNRQGDRGGQQGQQRPGQQFGQQRPGQQFGQQRPGQQGQGRGQDQRFGGGRQDRQGGGYQQGGGQFGNRGQQFGQRPGQAPAAPAKPTGPVLPPGAPVITMKAPVVVRDLAEQLKRKPFQLIADLMELGVFANVNQAIEEDVAKRLCAKHGVKFELEKRERGGGVVHAPIKKIEDDEHDKPEQLKPRAPVVTIMGHVDHGKTTLLDSIRKADVAAGEAGGITQHIGAYTISFPHPERKGDVQQITFLDTPGHAAFSAMRARGANVTDIVILVVAANDGVMPQTLEALSHAQAAKVPIIVAVNKCDHPNANPLKVRQQLQEKGLVPDDWGGETIYVDCSGLTKLGIDKLLEMILLQADLLELKANPDRKAKGNVIESGLQPGGPTATVLVRKGTLKVGDVILCGENYGKVRALINEDDKRMQSAGPSYAVKVLGLNGVPDAGAEFVVLENEKQAREEAGKRIQAARDEAAQEARPKVSLENLFDTLAESSAKVLKVVVKADTQGSVEAIVDALNKIESDKVSLEIIHYAVGTITESDVLLCSASKAIILGFHTRIDNGVSDVAKREGIQIKLYSIIYELIDQVKEGMAGLLDPLVKDVVVGSAEVRQIFQLSKGGSVAGCAVTTGRLVKGKVRVMRRKNLIFEGGMSSLRRFQDEVNEVRSGMECGIRLDGFNEFQTGDTIECFTQEKVAQKL, from the coding sequence ATGCCGGTTCGTATTTACGACATTGCAAAGAAGTTGGGACTTGAAAGCAAGGACGTCCTTGCCAAGGCGAAAGAGCTCGGCATAAACGAGGCGCGCGTCGCGTCCAGTTCGCTCGACAAGATCACCGCAGAATATCTGGAAGAGCAGATGGCGGGAAGTGCTCCGCCGCCTTCGGCCACGCCAGCGCCGGTTCAGGAAGCCGCGCCAGTCGTCATCATTTCCGCGCCGCCGGAACCACCACCCCAACCCGAGCCTGTAGCAGAAGAGTCTGCGCCAGAGCCGGTCATGGAGATACCCGCCGAAGCTCCTGCAGAACAAGCTCCAGCAGCCGAGGCACCCGTTGCGGAACCAGCCGAAGCTCCATTTGTTTCAGAAGCTCCAGTCTTGGTTGCGCCTGCGGAGCCGCCACCTCCGCCTGTACCTGTGAAGCCTGCGCCGCCGGTGGAAGCGGGGCCAAAGATCGGCGAGAAGATCGGTTTCATCAACTTGCCCAAGAAGGCCGCTCCGCCGACACCTCCGCCTGCACAACAACAGGGAAATCGTCAGGGCGATCGTGGTGGTCAACAGGGCCAGCAACGTCCCGGCCAACAATTTGGTCAACAACGCCCGGGTCAGCAGTTCGGCCAGCAACGTCCCGGTCAGCAAGGGCAGGGACGCGGTCAGGATCAACGCTTTGGTGGTGGTCGTCAGGACCGTCAAGGTGGCGGTTATCAGCAGGGTGGTGGACAGTTCGGCAATCGTGGCCAGCAATTCGGTCAGCGTCCGGGGCAGGCTCCCGCAGCTCCGGCGAAACCTACCGGTCCAGTGCTGCCTCCAGGTGCGCCGGTGATCACGATGAAAGCGCCGGTAGTCGTCCGTGATCTGGCCGAGCAGCTCAAGCGCAAGCCGTTCCAATTGATCGCTGATCTGATGGAACTGGGCGTTTTTGCGAACGTCAATCAGGCCATCGAAGAAGATGTTGCCAAGCGTCTATGCGCCAAGCATGGCGTGAAGTTCGAGTTGGAGAAGCGCGAACGCGGCGGCGGTGTGGTGCATGCCCCGATCAAGAAGATCGAGGACGATGAACACGACAAGCCGGAGCAGCTCAAGCCGCGCGCTCCAGTGGTGACGATCATGGGGCACGTTGACCATGGCAAGACCACGTTGCTCGACAGCATCCGCAAGGCGGACGTGGCCGCAGGTGAAGCCGGTGGCATCACGCAGCACATCGGTGCTTACACGATTTCTTTCCCGCATCCGGAACGCAAGGGTGACGTGCAACAGATCACGTTCCTCGACACGCCGGGTCACGCGGCTTTCAGCGCCATGCGTGCGCGCGGTGCGAACGTCACGGACATCGTCATCCTCGTCGTCGCGGCGAATGACGGTGTGATGCCGCAGACATTGGAAGCCTTGAGCCACGCCCAGGCGGCCAAGGTCCCGATCATCGTGGCCGTGAACAAGTGCGATCATCCGAATGCCAACCCGTTGAAGGTGCGCCAGCAGTTGCAGGAAAAGGGCTTGGTGCCGGATGATTGGGGTGGTGAAACGATTTATGTGGATTGCTCCGGCCTGACCAAGCTGGGCATCGACAAGCTGCTGGAGATGATCCTGCTGCAAGCGGACTTGCTGGAACTCAAGGCGAACCCGGACCGCAAGGCCAAGGGCAACGTCATCGAGTCCGGTCTGCAACCGGGCGGTCCGACCGCCACGGTGCTGGTGCGCAAGGGCACGCTCAAGGTGGGCGATGTCATCCTGTGCGGTGAGAATTACGGCAAGGTGCGCGCCCTCATCAATGAGGACGACAAACGCATGCAATCCGCCGGTCCTTCCTACGCCGTCAAGGTGCTGGGATTGAATGGTGTGCCGGACGCGGGGGCTGAGTTCGTCGTGCTGGAGAACGAGAAGCAGGCCCGTGAAGAGGCTGGAAAACGTATCCAGGCAGCGCGTGACGAAGCAGCCCAGGAAGCGCGCCCGAAGGTCAGTCTCGAGAATCTTTTCGATACGCTCGCCGAAAGTTCGGCGAAAGTGCTCAAGGTCGTGGTCAAGGCGGACACGCAAGGTTCTGTCGAAGCCATCGTGGATGCACTCAATAAGATCGAGTCCGACAAGGTTTCCCTCGAGATCATCCATTACGCAGTGGGTACGATCACAGAATCCGATGTGCTGCTTTGCTCGGCTTCAAAGGCGATCATCCTCGGCTTCCATACGCGCATCGATAACGGTGTGTCGGATGTGGCCAAGCGCGAGGGCATCCAGATCAAGCTTTACTCCATCATCTACGAGCTGATCGATCAGGTGAAGGAAGGTATGGCCGGTCTGCTCGACCCGCTCGTCAAAGACGTGGTCGTGGGCTCGGCGGAAGTGCGCCAGATATTCCAGCTCTCCAAGGGCGGCAGCGTGGCCGGTTGTGCGGTCACCACGGGCCGTCTGGTCAAGGGCAAGGTGCGCGTCATGCGCCGCAAGAACCTCATCTTCGAAGGCGGCATGTCCTCCCTGCGCCGCTTCCAGGACGAAGTCAACGAAGTGCGCTCCGGCATGGAGTGCGGTATCCGTCTGGACGGCTTCAACGAGTTCCAGACTGGTGACACCATCGAATGCTTCACGCAGGAGAAGGTGGCGCAGAAACTGTAA
- the tatA gene encoding twin-arginine translocase TatA/TatE family subunit has product MNTAFFALGLGMPEVIGILVIVLVLFGAKKIPELAKGLGQGIKEFKKASNDMQDELHRSMQEPPPQSPPPAPRPVEPRKIAQEEAAEKQQLKS; this is encoded by the coding sequence ATGAACACCGCATTTTTCGCCTTGGGACTGGGTATGCCGGAGGTGATTGGCATCTTGGTCATCGTATTGGTTCTGTTCGGAGCCAAGAAGATCCCCGAACTCGCGAAGGGTTTGGGGCAGGGTATCAAGGAATTCAAGAAAGCCTCGAACGACATGCAGGATGAACTGCATCGTTCGATGCAGGAACCTCCTCCGCAAAGTCCGCCTCCGGCACCGCGTCCCGTGGAGCCGCGCAAGATCGCCCAAGAAGAAGCCGCTGAGAAGCAGCAGCTCAAGTCTTGA
- a CDS encoding TonB family protein encodes MERLQKKCLVGSLASHGILVVVLAVATAFGEKTFKPAKMDEQHVDIKLIDIQGLTDGPSQQGGGGGGGSPAAVQAPAPAPAPRAPEPEPEPEPPKSEPVAKPPVEIPKPQPIEAVVVPPQDTRTALRPPDNKKKTPKDEPKKEVKADAPTKREVPKQEAKKVAVNLNSVTRTDRDAENKKKAAAAADKARKEADAQAIRNQRAQQAAIRNAIGNTFDKLNQGLSQPGEGLDIASFGVGSGKGWGVGNGPTLMNYAQYVREIYDLNWIVTEAVTGDAGIVRVEIVVQRNGAARGRIIRPSGNTMLDRSVQKALDNVKNIGRPFPEGATDSSRTFTINFNLTSKRGTG; translated from the coding sequence ATGGAACGTCTGCAAAAAAAGTGTCTGGTCGGATCGCTGGCTTCCCACGGCATTCTCGTGGTGGTGCTGGCGGTGGCGACTGCTTTTGGAGAGAAGACGTTCAAGCCGGCCAAGATGGATGAGCAGCATGTCGATATCAAATTGATCGACATCCAAGGACTTACAGACGGGCCTTCGCAGCAGGGTGGTGGTGGCGGCGGGGGCAGCCCGGCGGCCGTTCAGGCTCCAGCACCTGCACCTGCGCCGCGCGCGCCGGAACCAGAGCCTGAGCCGGAGCCGCCGAAGTCCGAGCCGGTGGCGAAACCGCCGGTGGAGATACCGAAGCCGCAGCCGATCGAAGCGGTGGTGGTGCCACCACAGGATACGAGAACTGCTCTGCGTCCGCCGGACAACAAGAAGAAGACGCCCAAGGATGAGCCTAAAAAAGAAGTGAAGGCGGATGCGCCCACCAAGAGGGAAGTGCCGAAGCAGGAGGCGAAGAAGGTGGCGGTGAATTTGAACAGTGTGACGCGCACGGACCGTGATGCGGAGAATAAAAAGAAGGCGGCAGCCGCAGCGGACAAGGCTAGGAAGGAGGCGGATGCGCAGGCGATCCGCAATCAGCGGGCGCAGCAGGCAGCAATCAGAAATGCCATCGGCAATACTTTCGACAAACTGAACCAGGGGCTGTCGCAGCCGGGAGAGGGGCTGGACATCGCGAGCTTTGGCGTGGGTTCCGGCAAGGGCTGGGGCGTGGGCAACGGGCCGACGTTGATGAATTACGCGCAGTATGTGCGGGAGATCTACGACCTGAACTGGATCGTCACGGAAGCGGTGACGGGGGATGCAGGGATCGTCCGCGTGGAGATCGTGGTGCAGCGGAATGGTGCGGCGAGGGGCCGTATCATCAGGCCTTCAGGCAATACCATGCTGGACCGGTCGGTGCAGAAGGCATTGGACAATGTGAAGAACATCGGGAGGCCGTTCCCGGAAGGGGCCACGGACAGCAGCCGAACATTCACCATCAACTTTAACCTGACGTCCAAGCGAGGGACGGGCTAA
- a CDS encoding twin-arginine translocase subunit TatC, which yields MENKPVADESKKETAKESESADETANTESAPVESASSPTIEITPGHRATEEDNPFHQETTDYHHDDYHHHDDPHHDQYHNDPYHYQGEDHGHGSSGGWVPPTGTGSDGGDGSGNSDEEEGYGGPIKGFIDHLEDLRWMLVKCVAALLVSAVVCLVAGNMIVSILKYPLVLANEITVGEQPPMVQLTLGTNEMWLPVSTNHFFKPVNMGTNKVMSFNLVPMQIGTNVVLGFEYNPNPPKGPHKHIDVSIMGPGEVFAVMLDIVLYGGVALALPFVLVFIGQFVMPALRPKERKWLVQGVSIGAGLFLAGVVFCYFLLMKITLFATAEIAEWMGFVSEQWRAAEYISFMCKFLVGMGICFELPVLILTLVKIRLLSYRKLADFRSYMFVILLVISAFVTPTGDPFTMLLMAAPLYLLYEISILVAYIWHRRDLREEAAAAKAEREGK from the coding sequence ATGGAGAACAAGCCTGTTGCCGATGAGTCTAAAAAAGAGACGGCAAAGGAGTCTGAAAGTGCTGATGAAACTGCCAATACGGAATCTGCTCCGGTTGAGTCCGCATCTTCTCCCACGATAGAGATCACACCGGGACATCGTGCTACTGAAGAGGACAATCCGTTTCATCAGGAGACAACGGATTATCATCACGATGACTATCATCATCATGATGACCCGCATCACGACCAGTATCATAATGATCCTTATCATTATCAGGGAGAAGATCATGGTCATGGCAGCAGTGGAGGGTGGGTGCCGCCAACCGGCACGGGTTCTGATGGTGGAGATGGAAGCGGTAACAGTGATGAAGAGGAGGGATACGGCGGCCCGATAAAGGGGTTCATTGATCATCTGGAAGATCTGCGCTGGATGCTAGTCAAGTGCGTGGCCGCACTGCTGGTGAGCGCGGTGGTTTGTTTGGTGGCGGGGAATATGATCGTGTCGATATTGAAGTATCCGCTGGTTCTGGCCAATGAGATCACGGTTGGCGAGCAACCACCTATGGTGCAGCTGACCTTGGGCACGAATGAGATGTGGTTGCCGGTGAGCACCAATCATTTTTTTAAACCGGTGAACATGGGGACGAACAAGGTGATGTCCTTCAACCTCGTGCCCATGCAGATTGGAACGAATGTTGTATTGGGATTCGAATATAATCCGAATCCGCCAAAAGGTCCGCATAAGCATATCGATGTCAGCATCATGGGGCCGGGTGAGGTGTTCGCGGTGATGCTGGACATCGTGCTGTATGGCGGTGTGGCGCTGGCGTTGCCTTTCGTGCTGGTGTTCATCGGACAGTTCGTGATGCCGGCGCTCCGGCCCAAGGAAAGGAAGTGGCTGGTGCAGGGTGTGAGCATCGGTGCGGGCTTGTTCCTTGCCGGTGTGGTCTTCTGCTATTTCTTGTTGATGAAGATCACGTTGTTTGCCACGGCGGAGATCGCGGAATGGATGGGTTTTGTCTCCGAACAATGGCGCGCAGCGGAGTATATCAGCTTCATGTGCAAATTCCTGGTGGGCATGGGCATTTGCTTCGAATTGCCGGTGCTGATCCTGACGCTGGTTAAGATCCGGCTATTGAGCTATCGCAAGCTGGCAGATTTCCGTTCTTATATGTTCGTCATCTTGCTGGTGATCTCGGCCTTTGTGACGCCGACAGGTGATCCGTTCACCATGTTGCTGATGGCGGCACCGTTGTATCTGCTCTATGAGATCAGCATCTTGGTGGCGTATATCTGGCATCGTCGCGATCTGCGTGAGGAAGCGGCTGCAGCGAAAGCCGAGCGCGAAGGCAAGTAA
- the nusA gene encoding transcription termination factor NusA, producing the protein MNAEFLTILEYWEKEKGISKQTLVTAVEESLVSAAKKAVGPARELRCSINPKTGDIQAFARLIVSDKVISKHDQISLIDARRINPNAAIGEELEVEVTPTGFGRIAAQYAKQALLQQVRRAEKDLIYAEFKDRTGDIVSGVVRRFERSDVIVDLGRYEALMPNRERVPIEEYQVGERIRCFVKAVEHTNHGPEIILSRADPQFVVKLFQLEVSEISDGTVEIKSVAREPGFRTKLAVYSRDSKVDPVGACVGLRGQRVKNIVRELNNEKVDIIKWDANIRTFITNALAPAQLKNFEVDENSRRVRILVSEDQLSLAIGKRGQNARLTSKLTGWHVDIQQEQVTTVGFEQKVAGAVKEVASIPGISAADADVLVHQGFLGFDALMQAELGDLQAIPQIADRAQSIMDSVQAESLRRRLLGDSK; encoded by the coding sequence ATGAACGCCGAATTTTTGACCATTTTAGAGTACTGGGAAAAAGAGAAGGGCATTAGCAAGCAGACTCTGGTGACTGCGGTGGAAGAATCGTTGGTGTCGGCGGCCAAGAAGGCCGTCGGACCAGCGCGTGAGTTGCGTTGCAGCATCAATCCGAAAACCGGTGATATCCAAGCTTTTGCACGTTTGATCGTTTCGGACAAAGTCATCTCCAAGCATGACCAGATTTCCCTGATCGATGCCCGCCGGATCAATCCGAATGCGGCCATCGGTGAAGAGCTTGAGGTGGAAGTGACTCCGACGGGTTTCGGCCGTATCGCGGCGCAGTATGCCAAGCAGGCACTGCTCCAGCAGGTGCGTCGCGCGGAAAAAGATTTGATCTACGCCGAGTTCAAGGATCGCACGGGAGACATCGTGAGCGGTGTCGTCCGCCGGTTCGAGCGATCGGATGTGATTGTGGATTTGGGCCGCTACGAGGCGTTGATGCCGAATCGTGAGCGCGTGCCGATCGAAGAGTATCAGGTGGGCGAGCGTATCCGTTGTTTCGTCAAGGCGGTGGAGCATACGAATCATGGGCCTGAGATCATCCTTTCAAGGGCTGACCCGCAATTTGTGGTGAAGCTGTTCCAGCTCGAAGTTTCCGAGATCAGCGATGGCACCGTGGAGATCAAGTCGGTGGCGCGTGAGCCGGGCTTCCGCACGAAGCTGGCAGTTTACTCCCGTGATTCGAAGGTGGATCCCGTGGGTGCATGCGTCGGTCTGCGCGGTCAACGCGTGAAGAATATCGTCCGCGAACTCAACAACGAGAAGGTGGACATCATCAAGTGGGATGCGAATATCCGCACGTTCATCACGAACGCGCTGGCGCCAGCCCAGTTGAAGAACTTTGAAGTGGATGAGAACAGCCGCCGCGTGCGCATCCTGGTGAGCGAGGATCAGCTATCCTTGGCCATTGGCAAGCGTGGGCAGAATGCGCGTCTGACCTCGAAGCTGACGGGCTGGCATGTGGACATCCAGCAGGAGCAGGTGACGACGGTGGGTTTTGAGCAGAAGGTGGCTGGGGCGGTGAAAGAAGTGGCTTCCATCCCTGGTATTTCTGCCGCAGATGCGGATGTGCTTGTGCATCAAGGTTTCTTGGGATTCGATGCGCTCATGCAGGCTGAACTCGGTGATTTGCAGGCGATCCCGCAGATCGCAGACCGCGCCCAGTCCATTATGGACTCGGTGCAGGCTGAATCGTTGCGCCGCCGTCTATTGGGCGACAGCAAGTAA
- the pal gene encoding peptidoglycan-associated lipoprotein Pal encodes MKFFRFTVWAVLMASLVMGGVGCKRKPKPVTQIGSNGIAGNPPGTGSSTQSGPILDSGRPINNPNLVTKTTPFENLPPVGDGVNKDPLAQFDIGNFDPDPSFFKANTVYFDYDRATVRAAERVRIDEVAAYLKGKPTYMVQIEGHCDERGTEEYNRSLGERRALAVREYLINSGVEAQRVHTISYGEDRPAEIGSSEGAWAKNRRGEFILLKPRQ; translated from the coding sequence ATGAAATTTTTTAGGTTTACGGTCTGGGCTGTTTTGATGGCGTCGCTCGTGATGGGCGGGGTGGGTTGCAAACGCAAACCGAAGCCGGTGACGCAGATCGGGTCGAACGGGATCGCGGGAAATCCTCCAGGAACTGGCAGTTCGACGCAGAGTGGCCCTATCTTGGATAGCGGCAGGCCGATCAACAATCCCAACTTGGTCACGAAAACTACGCCTTTTGAGAATCTGCCGCCGGTGGGAGATGGGGTGAACAAAGATCCCTTGGCGCAGTTTGATATCGGCAATTTCGATCCCGATCCTTCGTTCTTCAAAGCGAACACGGTGTATTTCGACTATGATCGCGCCACGGTTCGTGCGGCTGAACGTGTTCGTATCGATGAGGTTGCGGCATATTTGAAGGGGAAGCCGACGTACATGGTGCAGATCGAGGGGCATTGCGATGAGCGTGGCACGGAGGAGTATAACCGTTCCTTGGGTGAACGCCGCGCGTTGGCGGTGCGTGAGTATCTGATCAATTCGGGTGTAGAGGCACAGCGGGTGCATACGATCAGCTATGGCGAGGATCGCCCGGCGGAGATCGGTTCCAGCGAGGGTGCTTGGGCCAAGAACCGTCGTGGTGAATTTATTCTGTTAAAGCCGCGTCAATAA
- the tatA gene encoding twin-arginine translocase TatA/TatE family subunit — translation MNAALLAVFGLGLPEVLGISAIVLLLFGAKMIPELAKGLGQGIKEFKKAASDTTEKAE, via the coding sequence ATGAATGCAGCATTGCTGGCCGTATTTGGCTTGGGTTTACCGGAGGTGCTCGGCATCTCGGCCATCGTGCTGCTCCTGTTCGGGGCCAAGATGATTCCGGAGCTGGCTAAGGGGTTAGGCCAAGGCATTAAGGAATTCAAGAAGGCCGCGAGCGACACTACTGAGAAGGCCGAATGA